A genomic window from Nicotiana sylvestris chromosome 11, ASM39365v2, whole genome shotgun sequence includes:
- the LOC138881041 gene encoding secreted RxLR effector protein 161-like has translation MSRVPYSSVVGSLMYAMICTCSDIYYVVSLVSRYQSNLGRDHWKAVKRTFRYLKGTADYSLCYSGNDLYLRGYTHVDWASDSNDRKSTSGYAFLLNGSDISWKSKKETCTTLSTMKAEFVACASAITRSCLVEEIL, from the coding sequence ATGTCTCGAGTTCCATATTCAAGTGTTGTCGGGAGCTTGATGTACGCTATGATATGTACTTGCTCAGACATTTATTATGTCGTAAGTCTGGTCAGCAGGTATCAATCCAATCTTGGAAGAGATCATTGGAAAGCTGTGAAGAGAACTTTCAGATACCTGAAAGGAACTGCAGATTATTCACTATGTTATAGTGGAAATGATTTATACTTGAGAGGATATACACATGTTGATTGGGCTAGTGATAGTAATGATAGAAAATCAACATCCGGTTATGCCTTCTTACTTAATGGTAGTGATATATCATGGAAAAGTAAGAAAGAAACTTGTACGACCCTTTCAACAATGAAAGCTGAGTTCGTGGCTTGTGCGTCTGCAATTACAAGAAGCTGTTTGGTTGAAGAGATTCTTTGA